A window from Acidobacteriota bacterium encodes these proteins:
- a CDS encoding TolC family protein, producing the protein MTRVVITVIVTAAATFVPSFVGAQSPLPLTVDEAVRRAVEHAPRVAEARARESAADAAIAAQAALARPALTASTGYLRTNHVDEFGIPQPDGTTRVIFPDIPTNYRARAELTMPVYTGGRVADLVRAAEAGRRAADADTRTVEADLSLAVASAYWNLAFARERIRVLERALERADAQLETVRAQTAAGVLPPNDVLSAQAQRARQQVALIQAQNDAAVGEADLARLVGLPVGQRISTISTVDEPSPAAAELAGETPDALSARALGARPERQALRDREVSLRLAAEAAAAAGRPQVGVIAAVEPARPNSRFVPRVDRWNTGWDLGVNVSWSVWDGGRARADRASSTAEANALAHRIEDFDAGVNVELRQRVLDLQAGRAALAASGDAVDAAAEARRVVGERFAAGVATSTDVLEADVALLEAELERTRLAAALRIGEARLLRAVGRRP; encoded by the coding sequence ATGACACGCGTCGTCATCACCGTCATCGTGACCGCTGCGGCGACGTTCGTCCCGTCGTTCGTCGGCGCCCAGTCGCCCCTGCCGCTCACCGTGGACGAGGCGGTGCGCCGCGCGGTCGAGCATGCGCCGCGCGTCGCGGAAGCGCGCGCGCGCGAGTCGGCGGCCGACGCGGCGATCGCGGCGCAGGCGGCGCTCGCAAGGCCCGCGCTGACGGCCAGCACCGGCTACCTCAGAACGAACCACGTGGACGAGTTCGGCATCCCGCAGCCGGACGGCACGACGCGGGTCATCTTCCCGGACATCCCCACCAACTACCGCGCCCGCGCCGAGCTCACGATGCCCGTGTACACGGGCGGCCGCGTGGCCGATCTGGTCCGGGCAGCAGAGGCGGGACGCCGCGCAGCGGATGCCGACACCCGGACGGTCGAGGCGGATCTTTCGTTGGCCGTCGCGTCGGCGTACTGGAACCTCGCGTTCGCGCGCGAGCGCATCCGCGTGCTGGAGCGGGCGCTCGAGCGCGCCGATGCGCAGCTCGAGACCGTCCGGGCTCAGACGGCGGCGGGCGTGCTGCCGCCGAACGACGTGCTGTCGGCGCAGGCGCAGCGGGCGCGGCAGCAGGTGGCGCTGATCCAGGCGCAGAACGATGCGGCGGTCGGCGAGGCCGATCTCGCGCGGCTGGTCGGGCTGCCCGTCGGACAGCGTATCTCGACGATCTCGACTGTCGACGAGCCCTCGCCGGCGGCTGCGGAGCTCGCCGGTGAAACGCCGGACGCGCTGAGCGCCCGCGCGCTCGGCGCGCGTCCGGAACGTCAGGCTCTCCGCGATCGCGAGGTTTCGCTCCGGCTCGCGGCGGAGGCCGCCGCGGCGGCCGGCCGTCCGCAGGTGGGGGTCATCGCCGCCGTCGAGCCCGCTCGTCCGAACTCGCGGTTCGTGCCGCGTGTCGATCGCTGGAACACCGGGTGGGATCTCGGCGTGAACGTGAGCTGGTCGGTGTGGGATGGCGGCCGCGCCCGCGCCGATCGGGCGAGCTCGACGGCCGAGGCCAACGCGCTCGCGCATCGGATCGAGGACTTCGACGCCGGCGTGAACGTCGAGCTGCGCCAGCGGGTGCTCGATCTGCAGGCCGGTCGGGCGGCTCTGGCGGCATCGGGAGACGCCGTGGATGCGGCGGCCGAGGCGCGCCGCGTGGTCGGCGAGCGATTCGCCGCGGGCGTGGCGACCAGCACCGACGTGCTCGAGGCCGACGTCGCGCTGCTCGAGGCCGAGCTCGAGCGGACGCGCCTCGCGGCGGCACTGCGGATCGGCGAGGCGCGGCTCCTTCGCGCCGTGGGCCGGCGGCCATGA
- a CDS encoding ABC transporter ATP-binding protein translates to MTDDVAIRVEGLSRDFGAFRAVDELTFDVRRGEVFGFLGANGAGKSTTIRMLCGLLTPTAGRAFVDGVDVGRDPEAVKRRIGYMSQRFSLYELLTVDQNIRFYAGLYGLEGERLARRRQFALEMGGLVGKEEAEARSLSGGWRQRLALGCALLHEPPIVFLDEPTGGVDPVSRREFWRLIDRLSHDGTTVLVTTHYLDEAERCDRVAIIHAGRLAALGTTGELKAVFEDRPIVELRSPTPVAAMRALDALPFVEKTSLFGTAVHAVLRRRAIDAAAVRAALPPEVGVSTIEPVVPSLEDVFLDVVDRLEAQGERA, encoded by the coding sequence ATGACGGACGACGTCGCGATCCGCGTCGAGGGCCTGTCGCGCGACTTCGGCGCGTTCCGCGCCGTGGACGAGCTCACCTTCGACGTGCGCCGCGGCGAAGTCTTCGGCTTCCTCGGCGCGAACGGGGCGGGCAAGTCCACGACGATTCGCATGCTGTGCGGTCTGCTCACGCCGACCGCGGGCCGCGCGTTCGTGGACGGCGTCGACGTCGGCCGCGATCCGGAGGCCGTGAAGCGGCGAATCGGGTACATGTCGCAGCGCTTCTCCCTCTACGAGCTCCTGACCGTGGATCAGAACATCCGCTTCTACGCCGGGCTGTACGGTCTCGAGGGCGAACGGCTCGCGCGGCGTCGCCAGTTCGCGCTCGAGATGGGCGGCCTCGTGGGCAAGGAGGAGGCCGAGGCGCGAAGCCTGTCCGGCGGCTGGCGGCAGCGGCTCGCGCTCGGATGCGCGCTCCTCCACGAGCCGCCGATCGTCTTCCTCGACGAGCCGACGGGCGGCGTCGATCCGGTCTCGCGTCGCGAGTTCTGGCGGCTCATCGATCGGCTGTCGCACGACGGGACGACGGTCCTCGTGACGACGCACTACCTCGATGAAGCCGAGCGCTGCGACCGGGTGGCGATCATTCACGCCGGCCGGCTCGCCGCGCTCGGCACGACGGGCGAGCTCAAGGCCGTGTTCGAGGACCGGCCGATCGTCGAGCTGCGATCGCCCACGCCCGTCGCGGCCATGCGGGCGCTCGACGCCCTCCCGTTCGTCGAGAAGACCAGCCTCTTCGGCACCGCCGTGCACGCCGTGCTGCGCCGCCGGGCGATCGACGCCGCGGCCGTCCGCGCGGCGCTGCCGCCAGAGGTCGGCGTCAGCACGATCGAACCGGTCGTGCCGTCGCTCGAGGACGTGTTCCTCGACGTGGTCGACCGGCTCGAGGCGCAAGGAGAGCGGGCGTGA
- a CDS encoding ABC transporter permease, whose product MRRRILALVRKEFIELRKSPQLLRIVIIAPVVQLTLLGYAATTDVRDVPVIVVDGDRSNESRRLIEHVAASPYFDIVREELTPDAVDEDLQRGLAWLAIVIPPGFGDRLAAPPAETGGRAAVQVIADGTDANSSGVALAYVQGLVGQYNALTAAPDGAPPVIDSRVRVWFNAELHSRNFMIPGVLAMLLMLITANLTSMAIVREREGGTLDQLNVTPIGRWELILGKLLPYALVGFVDVLLVVAVAVGWFDVPLRGSLWLLLGASLIYLLCTLGLGLFVSTISATQQQAMMTSTFFFLIPMMYLSGFVFPIENMPRVIQVVTTLIPLRYFLVIVRGIFLKGVGFDVLWPQFAALGAWGTVVLSLAAARSRKRV is encoded by the coding sequence ATGAGACGCCGGATTCTCGCTCTGGTCCGGAAGGAGTTCATCGAGCTGCGCAAGAGCCCGCAGTTGCTCCGGATCGTGATCATCGCGCCGGTGGTCCAACTGACGCTTCTCGGCTACGCGGCCACGACCGACGTCCGTGACGTGCCGGTCATCGTCGTGGACGGCGATCGCTCCAACGAGAGCCGGCGCTTGATCGAGCACGTCGCGGCGTCCCCATACTTCGACATCGTGCGCGAGGAGCTCACGCCGGACGCGGTCGACGAGGACCTCCAGCGCGGCCTCGCCTGGCTGGCCATCGTCATTCCGCCCGGTTTCGGCGATCGGCTGGCGGCACCGCCTGCCGAGACCGGCGGGCGCGCGGCCGTCCAGGTGATCGCCGACGGCACCGACGCGAACTCGTCCGGCGTCGCGCTGGCCTACGTCCAGGGGCTCGTCGGGCAGTACAACGCGCTCACGGCGGCCCCTGACGGGGCGCCGCCCGTCATCGACAGCCGCGTGCGCGTGTGGTTCAACGCCGAGCTCCACAGCCGGAACTTCATGATCCCCGGCGTGCTGGCGATGCTGCTCATGCTGATCACCGCGAACCTGACGTCGATGGCGATCGTGCGCGAGCGCGAGGGCGGGACGCTCGATCAACTGAACGTCACGCCCATCGGCCGGTGGGAGCTGATTCTGGGCAAGCTGCTGCCGTACGCGCTCGTCGGCTTCGTGGACGTGCTGCTCGTCGTCGCCGTGGCAGTGGGGTGGTTCGACGTGCCGTTGCGCGGCAGCCTGTGGCTCCTGCTGGGCGCCAGCCTGATCTACCTGCTCTGTACGCTCGGCCTCGGCCTCTTCGTGTCGACCATCTCGGCCACGCAGCAGCAGGCCATGATGACCTCGACGTTCTTCTTCCTGATCCCGATGATGTACCTCTCGGGATTCGTGTTCCCGATCGAGAACATGCCTCGTGTGATTCAGGTGGTGACGACGCTCATCCCGCTGCGATACTTTCTGGTGATCGTGCGCGGCATCTTCCTCAAGGGCGTCGGGTTCGACGTGCTCTGGCCGCAGTTCGCGGCGCTCGGCGCCTGGGGAACGGTCGTCCTGAGCCTGGCGGCCGCGCGGTCGCGCAAACGGGTGTGA
- a CDS encoding DinB family protein, with protein MRESLLADLDHELAATRHVMERAPQASLEWRPHERSFSLGGLVTHLASLPRWGQQILDQPGYDLAGVEAGTRRAPAVSVQEALATFDGNVANVRRSLVAMTDGELHAPWTLRRGDQVLLSTPRFSALRHYLLHHVIHHRGQLTVYLRLLGVPLPPLYGPTADES; from the coding sequence ATGCGCGAGTCGCTGCTCGCCGACCTCGATCACGAGCTCGCCGCGACCCGCCACGTGATGGAACGCGCGCCGCAGGCGTCGCTGGAGTGGCGGCCCCACGAGCGCTCGTTCTCGCTCGGCGGGCTCGTGACGCATCTCGCCAGCCTCCCCCGCTGGGGACAGCAGATCCTCGATCAGCCGGGCTACGATCTGGCCGGCGTCGAGGCCGGCACCCGGCGAGCGCCCGCGGTGTCCGTGCAGGAGGCGCTCGCGACGTTCGACGGCAACGTCGCGAACGTTCGGCGGTCGCTCGTCGCGATGACCGACGGAGAGCTCCATGCGCCGTGGACGCTGCGCCGCGGCGATCAGGTCCTCTTGAGCACGCCCAGGTTCTCGGCGCTGCGTCACTACCTCCTGCATCACGTCATCCATCACCGCGGCCAGTTGACGGTGTACTTGCGGCTGCTGGGCGTGCCGCTGCCGCCGCTCTACGGCCCGACGGCCGACGAGTCGTAG
- a CDS encoding ABC transporter permease, with protein MTGAWAVAIKELRQIRRDRRTLVILVFLPTFFLFLYGYALNFDVRHVAIAVEDRDLSAASRAVVAAFERSGYFDVVADVGRAEEASALIDRGTARAVIVIPAGFSRDLRERRPAALQVLIDGDNATTATTVLGYVDAVIADASARVGGPRPVTVAAVEPRIWYNPELRSTVFLVPGLIAFISMITAVVSTALSIVREKERGTMEQVRMAPVSTLAFVLGKTVPYLVMSQIGAAAILVAAMYFFDLPMRGSWIALMAVLAVFLLGALGTGLAISTIADTQQVAFQAAALVAMLPTLILSGFIFPIASMPLSLQYVTAIVPARYFLTALRGIVLKGRELSTLGEPLGALALYAAVALGVSALRLRRQ; from the coding sequence GTGACGGGTGCCTGGGCGGTCGCCATCAAGGAGCTGCGGCAGATCCGGCGCGACCGGCGCACCCTCGTGATCCTGGTCTTTCTGCCGACGTTCTTCCTCTTTCTCTACGGCTACGCCCTGAACTTCGACGTCCGCCACGTCGCGATCGCCGTCGAAGACCGGGATCTCTCCGCCGCCAGTCGCGCGGTCGTCGCCGCCTTCGAGCGCTCCGGCTACTTCGACGTCGTCGCCGACGTCGGACGGGCGGAGGAGGCGAGCGCGCTCATCGATCGCGGCACGGCGCGCGCGGTGATCGTGATTCCGGCGGGCTTCTCGCGAGATCTGCGCGAGCGCCGGCCTGCGGCGCTGCAGGTCCTCATCGACGGCGACAACGCCACCACCGCCACGACCGTGCTCGGCTACGTGGATGCGGTGATCGCCGATGCGTCGGCGCGCGTCGGCGGACCGCGGCCCGTGACGGTCGCGGCCGTGGAGCCGCGCATCTGGTACAACCCGGAGCTGCGCAGCACCGTGTTCCTGGTGCCGGGCCTGATTGCTTTCATCTCGATGATCACCGCCGTCGTGTCGACGGCGCTGTCGATCGTCCGGGAGAAGGAGCGGGGCACGATGGAGCAGGTCCGCATGGCGCCGGTTTCCACCTTGGCCTTCGTCCTCGGCAAGACCGTGCCGTACCTCGTGATGTCACAGATCGGCGCCGCCGCCATCCTGGTGGCGGCGATGTACTTCTTCGATCTGCCCATGCGCGGGTCGTGGATCGCGTTGATGGCCGTCCTCGCCGTGTTCCTGCTGGGCGCGCTGGGCACCGGGCTCGCCATCTCGACGATCGCCGACACGCAGCAGGTGGCCTTCCAGGCCGCGGCCCTCGTCGCCATGCTGCCCACGCTGATCCTCTCCGGCTTCATCTTTCCCATCGCCAGCATGCCGCTGTCGCTGCAGTACGTGACCGCGATCGTGCCGGCGCGCTATTTCCTCACTGCGCTGCGCGGCATCGTGCTGAAGGGACGCGAGCTGTCGACGCTGGGCGAACCGCTCGGCGCGTTGGCCCTCTACGCAGCCGTGGCGCTTGGCGTCTCGGCTCTCCGGCTGCGGCGGCAATGA
- a CDS encoding TetR/AcrR family transcriptional regulator, giving the protein MMRINQMVSRLRGDRRRPSRARLLAAAAAEFAARGFDGAKVDRIARRARVNKAMVYYHFASKAALYRAVLGEVFQGVAAAVARDAEAGGDPADQLRRFVRVVEGQMAAHPHLPPIWLREVADGGRHLDAVVLGHLTDVLAALRRILDRGASAGVFRPSHPFVVQISIVAPLLLVAASAPLREQLRRTAPYLEDLDRETVVTYVESAALAALGPSAPSSPVPARVARRRSVS; this is encoded by the coding sequence ATGATGCGTATTAACCAAATGGTTAGTCGACTGCGTGGCGATCGCCGGCGGCCGTCGCGCGCGCGGCTCCTCGCCGCCGCGGCGGCCGAGTTCGCCGCCCGCGGCTTCGATGGCGCCAAGGTCGATCGCATCGCGCGGCGCGCGCGCGTCAACAAGGCGATGGTCTACTACCACTTCGCGAGCAAGGCCGCGCTCTACCGGGCCGTGCTGGGCGAGGTGTTCCAAGGCGTGGCGGCCGCCGTGGCGCGCGACGCCGAGGCCGGTGGCGATCCGGCCGACCAGTTGCGGCGGTTCGTCCGCGTCGTCGAAGGGCAGATGGCGGCGCACCCGCACCTGCCGCCCATCTGGCTGCGCGAGGTCGCCGACGGCGGCCGGCATCTCGACGCCGTCGTGCTCGGCCACCTGACCGACGTGCTGGCGGCGCTCCGGCGCATCCTCGACCGCGGCGCGTCGGCGGGGGTGTTCCGTCCGAGCCACCCGTTCGTCGTCCAGATCTCCATCGTCGCGCCGCTGCTGCTCGTCGCGGCATCAGCGCCGCTCCGGGAGCAGCTCCGGCGCACAGCGCCCTACCTCGAGGATCTCGATCGCGAGACCGTGGTGACGTACGTCGAGTCCGCCGCGCTCGCGGCGCTGGGACCGTCGGCGCCGTCTTCGCCAGTGCCGGCGCGCGTAGCGCGCCGGAGGAGCGTGTCATGA
- a CDS encoding DUF72 domain-containing protein, protein MQVHVGTSGYNYPEWRGSFYPERYPSAKMFGFYAERFRTVEINATFYRMPTVKTTTAWREQAPAGFRYALKAPRRITHDRRLKDCADLASVFVESARALGPTLGPLLFQLPPNLRADAGRLSAFLDVLPADLEIAFEFRHDSWLTDDVYGALTARRAALCIADFGDRTTPIVTTARYGYFRLRDEGYGPADLEQWADVVVAGADAWDAAYVYFKHEQEGKGPEFARLFTAALAARGITVT, encoded by the coding sequence ATGCAGGTGCACGTGGGGACGTCCGGCTACAACTACCCGGAGTGGCGCGGCAGCTTCTATCCCGAGCGCTATCCGAGCGCCAAGATGTTCGGTTTCTACGCCGAACGGTTCCGCACGGTCGAGATCAACGCGACCTTCTACCGCATGCCCACCGTCAAGACGACGACGGCGTGGCGTGAGCAGGCGCCGGCCGGCTTCCGCTACGCGCTCAAGGCGCCGCGGCGGATCACGCACGACCGGCGGCTGAAGGACTGTGCCGACCTCGCCTCGGTCTTCGTCGAGAGCGCGCGAGCGCTCGGCCCCACGCTCGGTCCGCTCCTGTTCCAGTTGCCGCCGAACCTCAGGGCGGACGCCGGTCGCTTGTCCGCATTCCTGGACGTGCTGCCGGCCGATCTCGAGATCGCGTTCGAGTTCCGGCACGACTCGTGGTTGACCGACGACGTCTACGGCGCCCTGACCGCGCGACGCGCCGCCCTCTGCATCGCCGATTTCGGAGATCGCACGACGCCGATCGTGACGACCGCGCGGTACGGATACTTTCGGCTGCGCGACGAAGGCTACGGCCCGGCGGACCTCGAGCAGTGGGCCGACGTCGTGGTCGCAGGTGCGGACGCCTGGGATGCCGCGTACGTGTATTTCAAGCACGAGCAGGAGGGCAAGGGACCGGAGTTCGCACGCCTCTTCACCGCCGCGCTGGCCGCTCGCGGGATCACCGTCACATGA
- a CDS encoding ABC transporter ATP-binding protein, with protein MPEPIVALAGVGKDYGATVALDGITASVERREMFGVIGPDGAGKTTLLRLVCGLLAPDRGTVELAGEDPARRRRAAAAAIGYVSQRFSLYGDLSIDENIEFFARLHGVRDFAARRERLLGLTGLLPFRARLADRLSGGMKQKLALACTLVHEPPLLVLDEPTTGVDPVSRREFWKLLAEFLNQGLTIVLATPYLDEAERCSRVLLLREGRTLAFDAPAALQRGLRGGVVEVVVPSPRRLFDVLRPALGRDVQLFGDRLHVYVRTPDARGALASAIERAGFGAEARLRDVTPSLEDVFIEAVEHDAATLSREASP; from the coding sequence ATGCCGGAGCCCATCGTCGCGCTCGCCGGCGTCGGCAAGGACTACGGCGCGACGGTCGCGCTCGACGGGATCACCGCGAGCGTCGAGCGCCGCGAGATGTTCGGCGTGATCGGGCCGGACGGCGCGGGCAAGACGACGCTCCTCCGGCTCGTCTGCGGGCTCCTTGCGCCGGATCGCGGGACGGTCGAGCTGGCCGGCGAGGATCCAGCCCGCCGGCGCCGCGCCGCGGCGGCAGCCATCGGCTACGTCTCTCAGCGGTTCAGCCTCTACGGCGATCTCTCGATCGACGAGAACATCGAGTTCTTCGCGCGCCTCCACGGCGTGCGCGACTTCGCGGCTCGCCGCGAACGGTTGCTGGGGCTCACCGGCCTGCTCCCGTTCCGGGCGCGGCTCGCCGATCGGCTCTCGGGCGGCATGAAGCAGAAGCTCGCGCTCGCCTGCACGCTCGTCCACGAGCCGCCGCTGCTCGTGCTCGACGAGCCGACCACGGGCGTGGATCCCGTGTCGCGCCGCGAGTTCTGGAAGCTGCTCGCCGAGTTCCTCAATCAGGGACTGACCATCGTGCTGGCGACGCCCTATCTGGACGAGGCCGAGCGGTGCAGCCGGGTGCTGCTGCTGCGCGAGGGCCGGACGCTGGCGTTCGATGCGCCAGCGGCACTGCAGCGCGGGCTGAGGGGCGGCGTCGTCGAAGTCGTCGTGCCGTCGCCGCGCCGCCTCTTCGACGTGCTGCGCCCCGCGCTCGGCCGCGACGTGCAGTTGTTCGGCGATCGGCTGCACGTCTACGTGCGGACGCCGGATGCGCGCGGCGCGTTGGCCTCGGCGATCGAGCGGGCGGGATTCGGCGCCGAGGCCCGGCTGCGGGACGTGACGCCGAGCCTCGAGGACGTGTTCATCGAAGCCGTCGAGCACGATGCCGCCACCCTCTCTCGCGAGGCCTCGCCATGA
- a CDS encoding LemA family protein: MTRIDGLRRWTAAGALVAALVGGSGCSYNQFTTQEEAIKAQWGQVENQLQRRNDLIPNLVETVKGYAQQERDVFQAVADARAKMAGATTPADKIAAANAESSALARLLVVVENYPQLKSDQVFLGLRDELAGTENRIATERMRYNERIQEYNTLRRRFPSNITASMFGFKEYPYFDAPTSAEAAPKVNFGR, from the coding sequence ATGACGAGGATCGACGGACTTCGGCGATGGACGGCCGCCGGCGCGCTGGTGGCCGCACTGGTCGGCGGATCGGGCTGCTCGTACAACCAGTTCACGACCCAGGAGGAAGCCATCAAGGCGCAGTGGGGCCAGGTCGAGAACCAGCTCCAGCGGCGCAACGACCTCATACCCAACCTGGTCGAAACGGTGAAGGGCTACGCGCAGCAGGAGCGCGACGTCTTCCAGGCCGTTGCCGACGCGCGCGCGAAGATGGCCGGCGCCACCACACCCGCCGACAAGATCGCCGCGGCCAACGCGGAGTCCTCGGCGCTCGCCCGCCTGCTCGTCGTCGTCGAGAACTACCCGCAGCTCAAGTCCGACCAGGTCTTTCTCGGTCTGCGCGACGAGCTGGCCGGTACCGAGAACCGCATCGCGACCGAGCGAATGCGCTACAACGAGCGGATCCAGGAGTACAACACGCTCCGCCGCCGGTTTCCGTCGAACATCACCGCGTCGATGTTCGGGTTCAAGGAGTACCCGTACTTCGACGCGCCGACGAGCGCCGAAGCGGCGCCGAAGGTGAACTTTGGCCGATAG
- a CDS encoding HlyD family efflux transporter periplasmic adaptor subunit, which yields MTRGRSVFAACVVLIAGACGGRGAPDATRASGYVEATDVQIAAKVPGRVATVAIVEGARVAAGDVIATLETTDTDLAIAKVRAERAQAEAQVRLLRAGARPEEVQQAAAQVAAAKSDASAAEAELAAARTDEVRFQQLVDRRAGTTKQRDDAAARRELAEARVKGAADRIAAAEATLARLRAGARREELDAAEARVRAIDADLATLGQRRADATITAPSAGIVTSRLVEPGELVAVGSPVAVIVDLDRAWVNAYVEEPLVPTIALNQPVTVVADDGHRLPGRVSFIAPRAEFTPRNVQTSAERAKLVYRVKVTVDNREGVLKSGMPVEVVLANGKAE from the coding sequence ATGACGCGAGGTCGCTCGGTGTTCGCCGCCTGTGTGGTGCTCATCGCCGGCGCGTGCGGCGGGCGAGGAGCGCCAGACGCAACCCGCGCGAGCGGGTACGTGGAGGCGACCGACGTCCAGATCGCCGCGAAGGTACCGGGGCGCGTCGCCACCGTGGCGATCGTGGAGGGCGCGCGCGTCGCGGCGGGTGACGTGATCGCGACGCTCGAGACGACCGACACCGACCTGGCGATCGCGAAGGTGCGCGCCGAGCGCGCCCAGGCCGAGGCGCAGGTGCGTCTGCTGCGGGCCGGTGCGCGGCCCGAAGAGGTGCAGCAGGCCGCAGCGCAGGTTGCGGCGGCAAAGAGCGACGCCAGCGCGGCCGAGGCCGAGCTGGCCGCCGCCAGGACCGACGAAGTGCGGTTTCAACAGCTCGTCGACCGCCGCGCCGGCACGACGAAGCAGCGCGACGACGCGGCGGCGCGACGAGAGCTGGCGGAGGCGCGAGTCAAGGGCGCCGCGGACCGGATCGCGGCTGCCGAGGCGACGCTCGCACGCCTGCGCGCCGGTGCACGCCGCGAGGAGCTCGACGCCGCCGAGGCGCGCGTGCGCGCGATCGACGCCGATCTCGCCACGCTCGGCCAGCGACGGGCCGACGCCACCATCACCGCGCCGAGCGCCGGCATCGTCACGTCCCGCCTGGTCGAGCCTGGTGAGCTCGTCGCCGTCGGCTCGCCAGTGGCCGTGATCGTGGACCTGGATCGTGCTTGGGTCAACGCGTACGTCGAAGAGCCCCTCGTGCCCACGATCGCGTTGAACCAGCCCGTCACCGTCGTCGCCGACGACGGCCACCGGCTGCCGGGACGGGTATCGTTCATCGCGCCTCGTGCGGAGTTCACGCCGCGCAACGTCCAGACATCCGCCGAGCGCGCGAAGCTCGTGTACCGGGTCAAAGTGACGGTGGACAACCGCGAGGGCGTCCTGAAATCGGGCATGCCGGTCGAGGTCGTGCTCGCGAACGGCAAGGCCGAGTGA
- a CDS encoding alpha/beta fold hydrolase — MTVVAWVGRRQFPGLPEPEARLFRVAADTQVLAHCYWQADRAARPALVALHGLEGSSRVHYMRGLASKAWRRGWNVVLLNQRNCGGTEALTPSLYHSGLTADPRAVIEQVAAVDGIRRFGIIGYSLGGNLTMKLAGELAGTSPPLVRAVAAICPTIDLDRCVRAIERPRNIAYQFNFVRNLKARMRRKAALWPGAFDLAPLGRVWTIRKFDDVYTAPSHGFGDAATYYERASALRVIDRIRIPSLILTSADDPFVPVAQFDEPAVRDNPHVRVLVTPHGGHCAYIGAADDQGDRYWAERAAIDFLSSVM, encoded by the coding sequence ATGACGGTCGTGGCGTGGGTCGGCCGGCGGCAGTTTCCCGGGCTGCCCGAGCCGGAAGCGCGGCTGTTCCGCGTGGCCGCCGACACCCAGGTGCTCGCGCACTGTTACTGGCAGGCCGACCGCGCCGCCCGTCCCGCCCTCGTCGCGCTGCATGGCCTCGAGGGCTCGAGCCGCGTGCACTACATGCGCGGGCTCGCCAGCAAGGCGTGGCGCCGCGGCTGGAACGTCGTGCTGCTCAATCAGCGCAACTGCGGCGGCACCGAGGCGCTGACGCCGAGCCTCTACCATTCAGGGCTGACGGCGGATCCTCGGGCGGTGATCGAACAGGTCGCGGCGGTGGACGGCATCCGCCGCTTCGGCATCATCGGCTACTCGCTCGGCGGCAATCTGACGATGAAGCTGGCCGGCGAACTGGCAGGCACCTCGCCGCCGCTCGTCCGGGCGGTGGCGGCGATCTGTCCAACGATCGATCTCGATCGGTGCGTGCGCGCCATCGAGCGTCCCCGCAACATCGCCTATCAATTCAACTTCGTGCGCAATCTCAAGGCGCGCATGCGCCGCAAGGCGGCGCTCTGGCCCGGCGCCTTCGACCTCGCGCCGCTCGGCCGCGTCTGGACGATCCGGAAGTTCGACGACGTGTACACGGCGCCGTCGCACGGGTTCGGCGATGCGGCGACCTACTACGAGCGCGCGAGCGCATTGCGGGTGATCGATCGCATCCGCATCCCGTCGCTGATCCTCACCTCGGCCGACGACCCGTTCGTGCCGGTCGCCCAGTTCGACGAACCCGCGGTGCGGGACAACCCGCACGTTCGGGTGCTGGTGACGCCGCACGGCGGGCATTGCGCGTACATCGGCGCCGCGGACGATCAGGGAGACCGTTACTGGGCCGAGCGCGCCGCGATCGATTTCCTCTCGAGCGTCATGTGA